The Streptomyces sp. NBC_00510 genomic interval CGCGGGCGTGGGACACGGTCTCAGGATGCGGGCACCCGGTCGGCGGCGGGCCGGCCGTCAGGCGGTGGGCGCCGGGGTGAGGGCGTCGTCCAGGAACTCCTTGACGTGCTCCAGGGCCTGCTCGCGGTCCAACCCGGGCAGCCCGATGACCAGGGGCACGCCGAAGCCGTCCAGCAGCGCCCTCAGCCGTACGGTGAAGCGCTCGGGATCCAGGGGCCGGAAGTCGCCGCGCGAGATGCCCTCGGCGAGCAGGGCGACCAGGTCGCGGTGCCAGACCAGTTCGAGATCGAGCTGGCGGCGGAGCACCTCCTCGGCGGCCGTCGTCCTGTTCCAGATCTCGGACCAGAGCGTCCAGCGCGGGTCGCGGCGCCCGTCGGGCAGGTACAGGTCGATGACCGCGTCGAGCCGTTCCCTGGGAGCGGTGGGGCTGCCCAGCACCCGCCGGCGCTCGGCGGCGAGCTGCTCCTCGCTCCATTCGAGGGTCTGCAGCAGCAGCTCGTCCTTGCTGCCGAAGTAGTAGAGGACGTGGCCGCTGCTCATGCCGACCTGCCGGCCGAGGCCCGCGATGGTCAGCTCGGCCAGCCCGCGCTCGGCGATGGTCGCCATGGCGGCGGCCATCACGTCCTCGCGGGGCTGCTTGAGCCGCCGCCGCGGGCGGGCGGGTCCGGTCACTGTTCCTCCGGGGCGGTCACACCTGGGGCTGCTGCTGGGTCACGCAATGAATACCACCACCGTGGGCGAAGATCGTACGAGCGTCCACCAGCACGACCTGCCGCTGCGGGAGGAGCCGCTCGAAGACGGCCTTGTTGACCTCGTCGGCGGGGTCGTCGAAGCCGCACAGGATCACGGCGCCGTTGCAGAGGTAGTGGTTGACGTAGGAGTAGTCGACCAGCTCGCCGTCCACCTCCTGGACCTGGGGCGCGGGCAGCTCCACGACCTCCAGCGGCCGGCCCTTGGCGTCGGTGGCGGCCCGCAGCAGGGACGCGACCTCCCGGGAGACGGCGTGGTCGGGGTGGGCCGGGTCCTGCTGGCTGTGGACGACGACCACGCCGGGGCGGACGAAGGCCGCCACGATGTCGACGTGCCCGCGGGTGCCGAAGCGGCCGTAGTCGGCGGTGAGACCGCGGGGCAGCCAGATCGCCTTGCGGGTGCCGAGGAAGGCGTGGACCTCGGCCTCCACCCGCTCCCTGGTCCAGCCCGGGTTGCGGCCCGGGTCGAGCTGCACGGTCTCGGTGAGCAGCACGGTGCCCTCGCCGTCGACGTGGATGCCGCCGCCCTCGTTCACGAAGGACGTGGCGTAGCGGGTCGCGCCCGCCCGTCCGGCGACGAAGGCGCCGATCTCCGCGTCGTGCCCCCAGGCCGCCCACTCCTGGGCGCCCCAGCCGTTGAACGTCCAGTCGGCGGCCGCGAGGCGTCCGGCACCGGTCAGGAAGGTCGGGCCCATGTCGCGCATCCAGGCGTCGTCCAGCGGCGCCTCGGCGACCGTGACCTGCGCGCCACCGGAGCCGAGCAGCTCCCGGGCGCCGGCGGCGTCCTCGGGCCGCGCCACGACGGTCACCGGCTCGAAGCGTGCGACCGTCCGGGCCACGGCGGCCCAGGCCGCGCGGGACACGGCCAGGTCCTCGGCGCCGTCGAAGGTGACGCTGGGAGACGGCCACGCCATCCAGGTGCGGGTGTGCGGGGCCCACTCGGGCGGCATCGCGTAGCCGTCGGCGGCGGGGGTGGTGGGCATCGTGCTGGTCCTTGTCACAAGAAGTAGAGACGGCTGAGCGACACCTGTTCCGCGGGCTCGGAGCGCAGTGGGTCGCCGTCGAGCGTCACCAGGCCCGTCCCGCCGTCCACGTCGACCTGCCCGGTGCGGGAGTTGAGGACGAGGTCGGCCGGGCCGATGCCGCGGGTGCCGCGCACGGCCACGCGGCGGCGCCGGGTGGGCATCCGGTCGTGCTCCAGCTCCAGGGCGGGGCGGGCCACGAACGCCACGGACAGGTCGGCGGCGGTCGCGCCGTGGGCCCCGAACAGCGGGCCGAGGACGAGCGGTTCGCAGGTGTCGGTGGCGGCGCCCGGGTCGCCGGTGACCCCGTACGCGGGGAAGCCGGACTTGAGCACCATCTGCGGCTTGGCGCCGAAGTACTGCGGCCGCCACAGCACGATGTCGGCGAGCTTGCCGACCTCGATCGAGCCGATCTCGTGGGCGAGGCCGTGGGCGATCGCCGGGTTGATGGTGAGTTTGGCGACGTAGCGCAGCACGCGGGCGTTGTCGTCGTCCGGGCCGTCCCCCTCCAGGGGGCCGCGCTCGGACTTCATCTTGCCGGCCATGGCGAAGGTGCGGCGTACGGTCTCACCGGCGCGGCCCATGCCCTGGGCGTCGGAGGAGGTGATGCCGATCGCCCCCAGGTCGTGCAGCACGTCCTCGGCGCCCATCGTCCCGGCGCGGATGCGGTCGCGGGCCATCGCGGCATCGCCCGGCAGGTCGGGCTTGAGGTCGTGGACGGAGACGATCATCCCGTAGTGCTCGCCGACCGCGTCGCGGCCGAAGGGCAGTGTGGGGTTGGTGGAGGAGCCGATGACGTTGGGCACGCCCGCCATCTTCAGGACGTTGGGGACGTGACCGCCGCCGCAGCCCTCGATGTGGAAGGCGTGGATCGTTCGGCCCTCCAGCACGCGCAGGGTGTCCTCCACGGACAGGCATTCGTTCAGGCCGTCGCTGTGCAGGGCGACCTGGACGTCGTACTCCTCGGCCACGCGCAGCGCGGTGTCCAGGGCGCGGGTGTGGGCGCCCATGTCCTCGTGGACCTTGAAGCCGGACGCCCCGCCCTCGGCGAGCGCCTCGACCAGCGGCGCCGGGTCGGAGGACGAACCGCGGCCGAGGAAGCCGATGTTGACGGGCCAGGCGTCGAAGGAGTTGAAGGCGTGCCGCAGCGCCCAGGGCGAGTTGACGCCGACGCCCCACACGGGCCCGAACTCCTGGCCGATGATCGTGGTGACCCCGGAGGCGAGCGAGGCCTCCATGATGCGCGGGGACAGCAGGTGGACATGGGTGTCCACGGCTCCGGCGGTGGCGATCAGCCCCTCGCCGGACACGATGGAGGTGCCCGTGCCGACCACGACGTCCACCCCGTCGAGGGTGTCGGGGTTGCCGGCCCGGCCGATGGCGTGGATGCGGCCCTCGCGGATGCCGACGGACACCTTGCGGATGCCGACGGCCGCGTCGATGACCAGCACGTTGCTGATCACCACGTCGCAGGTCTCGCGGACGGCGGCGGCCTTGAGCGCCAGCCCGTCGCGGGCGGTCTTGCCGAACCCGGCGAGGAACTCGTCCCCGGGCCGCTGGGAGTCCGACTCGACGCGGACCACCAGGCCCGAGTCGCCCAGCCGGACCCGGTCTCCGGCACGCGGTCCGTGCACGGCGGCGTACTCGTACGGGTCGATGCTCATGACCCCGCTCCCAGGTATCCGCAGGCGGCGGCCCGCCGCAGCGCCTCCGCCTTCGCGCCGGGCGCGTCGAGCGGGCCGTCGACGAGCCCGGCGAAACCGATCACCACACGGTCGCCGCCGACCGGGACCAGCCCGACCTCCCGCGCCTCCCCCGGCCCGAAGCGCACGGAGGAACCGGCCGGCACGTCCAGCCGCATGCCGTACGCCGCCGAACGGTCGAAGTCCAGCCGGGGGTTGGCCTCGAAGAAGTGGAAGTGCGAGGTCACGCTGACCGGTACGGAGGCGGTGTTGAGCACGGCCACCACCACCTCCGGGGGCCGCTCGGGATGGGCCGGGCCGGGCAGCACGGCGCCGGGGGCGTCCGCCCCCAGCGAGCCCCCGCCGATCGGGTCCGTGACCACGGCCAGCCGGGACCCGTCGTCGAAGACGGCCTCCACGTGGACCTCGGTGACGACGTCCGCCACCCCGGGCAGCACGTCGCCGGGGCCGAGCACGGCACGGCCGGCCTCGACCGCCTCCGCGAGGCGCGCGCCGTCCCGCGCGGCCTCGCAGACCGTGTCGGCGATCAGGGCGGTGGCCTCGGGCACGTTGAGCCGCAGCCCGCGCGCCCGGCGGGCCCGGGCCAGCTCCGCGGCGCCGAACAGCAGCAGCCGGTCGCGCTCGGTCGGGGTGAGCCTCACGCCTCCGCACCTCCCACATCGATCACCGATTAGAGCACCACTCTAAACCTGAAAGCCACCCAGGGGAAGTATTGACCTCGACCCTGGGTCAGAGGAAATTGAGTGGCGTTCAAACTTTCCCGGCACGGCAAGGGAGCCCGCCATGCAGATCGAACAACGCGGAGTGGACACCGTCCCCGATGAGGAACGGACCAGTCGCCCCCGCGACCTGGTCAGCATCCTGCTGGGCTCCAACCTCGCGCTGGGCGTGATCGTCTTCGGCTGGCTCCCGGTCTCGTTCGGCCTCGGCTGGTGGGCCTCCGTCACGTCCCTGATCCTGGGCACCGTGGTCGGCACGGTGCTGGTCGCCCCGCTCGCGCTGGTCTCGCTGCGCACCGCCACCAACCTCTCCACGAGCAGCGGCGCCCACTTCGGCGTGCGCGGCCGGCTGCTCGGCTCGGTCATCGGCCTGCTCCTGTCGCTCGGCTACACCGCGCTGACCCTGTGGGTCGGCGGTGACGCCGTCGTCGGCTGCCTCGGCCGGCTCGTCGGGCTGCCGGCCGGCGGCTGGAGCTACGCCGTGGTCTACGCCCTGCTCGCGGCCTGCACCGCCACATCCGCCGTCTTCGGCTACCGGATGCTGCTGCGGCTCAGCCGTGCCCTGTCCATAGGGCTGACGGTGCTGCTGGTCATCGGGGTCCTCGCGTACGCGGGGGACTTCACGACGGCCGCGCCCGCCGGCACGGAGTACCTGCTCGGCGGCTTCTGGCCGACCTGGCTGCTCGCCACGGTCTCGGCAGGCCTGAGCGGGCCGATCGCGTTCATCACGCTGCTGGGCGACTACACGCGCTACATATCGCCGCGCCGCTTCTCCCAGCCGCGGGTCTTCCGGGCCACCTGCGCCGGGCTCGTCGCCGGACTGCTCGTGCCCCAGCTCTTCGGCACCTTCACCGCGCTCGCGGTGGGGGCCGGCGAGGACTACGCGGGGCCCCTCGTCGCGGCGGCGCCCGCCTGGTACCTGGTGCTGCTGCTGGCCAACGCGTCGGCGGGCTCGGTGGGCAACGCGGGGCTGATGCTCTACAGCATGGGCCTGGACCTGGACGCGATCCTGCCGCGGGCGACGCGCACGCAGGCGACCTACGTGGTGGCCGCGGTCTCCACCGCACTGGTCTACTTCGGGCACTTCGCCTGGGCCGCGCAGGACGCGATGACCTCGTTCGTCCTGCTGCTCACCGCCGTGGGCACCCCGTGGGCGGTCGTCACCCTCATCGGATTCGCCCGGAGCCGGGGCCGCTACGACGCCGACGCCCTCCAGGTCTACAACCGGCGCAGCCGCGGCGGTCTGTACTGGTACCGCGGCGGCTGGAACGTGCAGGCCACGCTCGCCTGGGCGGCGGGGTCCGGCATCGGGCTGCTCGCCGTCGACACCCCGGCCTACAGCGGGCCCCTGCTGTCCGTGACCGGCGGGATCGACCTCAGCTTCCTGATATCGGGTGCCGTCACGGCCGCGGTGTACCTCGTGCTCAACGCGGGCCGCCCGCACCCCGTGCCGCCGGCGCGGACCCCGGAACGGGTCGCGGTCACCGTGTGAGGCGGGGCCGCTCCCCCGCCCGGCCCCGCCGTCGCGCGGACAGGTGTACGGCGCCGCGCGGACAGGTGTACGGCGCCGCGCGGGTCCTGCCCGGCGCGGCGCCGTACGGGGGCGGCGGGCGGTCAGCGGCCCAGAGGGTGCATCCAGCCGTGGGTGTCGGGGGACTGGCCGGTCTGGATGTCGAGCAGCGCCTTGCGCAGCTTCATGGTCACCTCGCCCGGCTTGCCGTCACCGACGGTCCAGTCCGCGCGGGTGGACTTCACGGAACCGACCGGCGTGATGACGGCCGCGGTGCCGCAGGCGAAGACCTCGGTCAGCGATCCGTCCGCGTTGCCGTTCTTCCAGTCGTCCACGCAGATGCGGCCCTCGCGGACCTCGTAGCCGAGGTCGGCGGCGATGCGCAGCAGCGAGGCGCGGGTGATGCCGGGGAGGAGGGAGCCGGTGAGCTCGGGGGTGACGATCGTGTTCCCGTACACGAAGTACAGGTTCATGCCGCCCATCTCCTCGATCCAGCGGCGCTCGATCGCGTCGAGCCACACGACCTGGTCGCAGCCGTGCTCGATGGCCTGGGCCTGGGCGACCAGCGACGCGGCGTAGTTGCCGCCGGCCTTCGCGGCGCCGGTGCCGCCGGGCGCGGCACGGACGTACTCCTCGGAGAGCCAGACGGAGACCGGCTTGACGCCACCGGGGAAGTAGGCCCCGGCCGGGGAGGCGATGACCATGAACAGGTACTCGTTGGCCGGCTTGACGCCGAGGCCGACCTCGGTGGCGAACATGAAGGGACGCAGGTACAGCGACTGCTCGCCCTGGCTGGGCACCCACGCCTCGTCCTGGGTGACGAGCGCGTCGACGGCGGCGAGGAAGGTCTCGACGGGCAGCTCGGGCATGGCCAGGCGGCGGGCGGAGGCTTGGAAGCGCTCAGCGTTGGCCTCGGGACGGAAGGTGGCGACGGACCCGTCGGGCTGACGGTAGGCCTTGAGACCCTCGAAGATCGTCTGCGCGTAGTGCAGCGTCATGTTCGCGGGGTCGATGGAGAGCGGCGCGTACGGGACGAGCTCCGCGTCGTGCCAGCCACGGCCCTCGGTCCACCGGATCGTCACCATGTGGTCGGTGAAGTGGCGGCCGAAGCCGGGGCTGGCGAGGATCGCCTCGCGCTGCGCGTCGGGCAGCGGGCGCGAGGAGGGCTTGAGCTCGATCGTGGGCGTCGTCATCTGTCGTGTCCTTCGCGTCAGGGTCAGGGCGGACCGCACCCGCCGTCCCGAGGTGCTAGGACGTCCGAGTTTCCCCTCGCACAGCGGCCCCACCGCTGATTATCGCAGCGGCGGGGCCGGGGACATACATGCGCGGCCCGAGAGGTCAGGGTCAGTCGTGGAGCGGTCACTGACCGGCCGGGCCGACTGGCGGAGGCTAACCCGGCGGTCAGCCGGCTACTCGCGCGGCGAGCGCGTCGCCGATCTCGGAGGTGCTGCGCGTCCCGGAGCGCTCGGCGAGGTCCGCGGCGACGGCGGCCTCGATCCGCTCGGCCTCGGCGGTGTAACCGAGGTGCCGCAGCAGCATGCCGACCGAGAGCACGGTGGCGGTCGGGTCGGCCTTGCCCTGGCCGGCGATGTCCGGGGCGGAGCCGTGCACCGGCTCGAACATCGACGGGAACGCGCCGCCCGGGTTGATGTTGCCGCTGGCGGCGAGGCCGATGCCACCGGTCACGGCGGCGGCCAGGTCGGTGAGGATGTCACCGAAGAGGTTGTCGGTGACGATCACGTCGAAGCGCTCGGGCTGGGTGACGAAGAAGATCGTCGCCGCGTCCACGTGCAGGTAGTCGGTGGTGACCTCGGGGTACTCCTCGCCGACCTTGTCGAAGATGTTCTTCCACAGGTGGCCGGCGTGCACGAGGACGTTGTTCTTGTGGACCAGCGTCAGCTTCCTGCGGGGGCGCGCCTGGGCGCGGGCGTAGGCGTCGCGCACCACGCGCTCGATGCCGAACGCCGTGTTGAGGCTGACCTCGGTGGCCACCTCCTGCGGCGTACCGGTGCGCAGGGAGCCGCCGTTGCCGACGTACGGGCCCTCGGTGCCCTCGCGGACGACGACGAAGTCGATGCTCGGCTCGCCGGCCAGCGGACCCTTCACACCCGGGAAGAGCCGGGAGGGCCGCAGGTTGACGTGGTGGTCGAAGGCGAAGCGGAGCTTCAGCAGCAGCCCGCGCTCCAGGACGCCGGAGGGCACCGACGGGTCGCCGACGGCGCCGAGCAGGATCGCGTCGTGGGCCTTGAGCTGTTCCAGCTCCGCGTCCGGCAGGGTCTCGCCGGTCTCGTGCCAGCGCTTGGCGCCGAGGCTGTACTCCTTGGTCTCCAGCTTCACGTCCTGCGGAAGCACGGCGGACAGGACCTTCAGGCCCTCGGCCACCACCTCCTGGCCGATTCCGTCGCCGGGGATCACTGCGAGACTGATGCTGCGAGACATGGCGAGAACCCTACTCTGCCGTCCATGGAATGACACATGATGTCCGCATGGCGGACGCCTCCTGTACGCGCCAGGTGCTGTTCACCCGTATGACCGTGCTGAGTTGGCGGCGGAAGGGAATTCCCTGTCCATGGACACTCCACGCATGGGCATCGACGAGGACCTCGCCGGCCGTCTGAGCATGGCGGAGCAGCACGCCTGGCTGCGGGAGCGGCACTCCCGCAGACGGGTGATCCGGGGCGGTGTCGCGGCCACCGGGATCGTCGCCGGGGCCGGTGTGCTGGGCGCGTCCGCGTACGCCGGGAGGGAGCCGGCCGCGGTCCACGTGGACGGTGCGCTGGTGGCCCCGTTCGGCCGGCACCTGGCCTTCGGTGCCGATCCAAGGACCCAGATGCGCGTCTCCTGGCAGGTGCCGCTGCCGGTGCGGGGGCCGTTCGTCCGGGTGGGGTTGCGGCCCTGGGACCTCGGGCAGCGGATCGAGGCCGAGGTGCGCCCGCTGCACACGGCGGCGCTCGGCAAGGAACTGCCCGCGGTGGAGCAGTACTACCTGCACGCGGCGCTCGACGGGCTGCGCCCCGGCACCACGTACTACTACGGCGTGGGACACCAGGGCTTCGACCCCGCGTCGGCGCCCGCCTACGCCACGATCGGCTCCTTCGCCACCGCACCGGACCCCGGGCAGCGCCGGTCGTTCGTGTTCACGGCCTTCGGCGACCAGGGTGTCGGCTACCACGCCCTGGCCAACGACAGTCTGATCCTGGCTCAGAACCCCGCGTTCCACCTGCACGCGGGCGACATCTGCTACGCCGACGACTCGGGCCGGGGCAAGGAGGGCGACACCTACGACGCGCGTGTGTGGGACCAGTTCCTCGCCCAGACCGAGAGCGTCGCCTCACGCGTCCCGTGGATGGTCGCGCTCGGCAACCACGACATGGAGGCCTGGTACTCCCCCAACGGCTACGGCGGCCAGGAGGCCCGCTGGTCGCTGCCGGGCAACGGACCGGACCCGGTGCGGCTCCCCGGCGTCTACTCCTTCGGCTACGGCAACGTGGCCGTCGTGGCGCTGGACGCCAACGACGTGTCGTACGAGATCCCGGCCAACCACGGGATCAGCGGCGGCCGGCAGACCGCCTGGCTGGACCGGCGGCTGGGCGAGCTGCGGGCGCGGCGCGGCGTCGACTTCGTCGTCGTCTTCTTCCACCACTGCGCCTACTCGACCACCAGCGCGCACGCCTCCGAGGGCGGGGTGCGCGAGGCCTGGGTACCGCTCTTCGAGAAGCACCGGGTCGACCTGGTGGTGAACGGGCACAACCACGTCTACGAGCGCACCGACGCGGTGCGCCGCGACGCCGTGGGCAAGGACGTCCCCATCGGGGCGACCGCACACCCCGAGCGGGACGGCATCGTCTACGTCACGGCGGGCGGCGCCGGGAAGAGCCTGTACGCCTTCCCGGTGCCGGACAGCCACGAAGGGCACGTCAAGGACCTGGACGGCGTGGAGACCTACCGCTGGGTGAAGGGTGCCCACAAGGCCACGGAGACGGTGGAGTGGTCACGCGTCCGCTACACCGGCCACTCGTTCCTGGCCGTGGAGTCGCAGCCCGCGCCGCCCGGTGGGACGGCGCGGCTGGTCGTCTCGGCGCTCGCCGAGAACGGCAGACGGATCGATCACTTCACCATCGCGCGGACGGCCAGGTAGGCCAGGCGTCGCAGACGGCGGAGGGGATGGGGAACGGAGTGGCCGGTCAACGCGGCTCGTGTCCCGTCGATCCGCCGTTGTCACGGCGGTCCAGGGCGCGCTGGAGGGCTTCGGCGGCGTTCTTGCGGGCGGTCTCGTCCATGGTGAACAGCTCCCGGAGAAGAAGAGAGGGTTGTGTCGCCATAGAACGGGGCGGGGAGCGGCGCTGCAGGGGGTGACCTGCCACAGGTGCGCGACTGTCCGCCGGTCGCTGGTGGAGCGAGACGTTCGGCTCCTACAAAGCTAGGACAGCTCCGCCGATCTGTCTCCACAATTACTCGGACTTCCTACTATCTGAGACGGCGAAGGCCCGGCACCCCACGGAATCGGGGGTACCGGGCCCTGCCCCTTGCGGGCTCGTCCGGGTGACGCGGAGGTCAGCCCATGTGCGGGTAGCGGTAGTCGGTCGGGGGCACCAGGGCCTCCTTGATCGACCGGGTCGACGTCCAGCGCATGAGGTTCTGCGCCGCACCCGCCTTGTCGTTGGTGCCGGAGGCGCGGCCGCCACCGAACGGCTGCTGGCCGACCACGGCGCCGGTGGACTTGTCGTTGATGTAGAAGTTGCCCGCGGCGAAGCGCAGCCGCTCCATGACGTGGGCGACCGCGGCGCGGTCACGGGCGACGACCGAGCCGGTCAGCGCGTACGCGGCGACCGATTCCATCTGGGTCAGCATCGCCTCGAAGGCGCCCTCGTCGGCGTCGTCGTAGACGTGGACGCCCAGGACCGGGCCGAAGTACTCCTCGCGGAAGATCTCGTTCTCCGGGTCGGAGGAGGCCAGCACGGTCGGCCGGACGAAGTAGCCGACGCTGTCGTCGTAGGTGCCGCCGGCGACGACCTCGACGGTCGGGTCGGCCTTGGCGCGGTCGATGGCGGCCTTGTTCTTGGCGAAGGCGCGCTCGTCGATCACGGCGCCGATGAAGTTCGACAGGTCGGTGACGTCACCCATGGTGAGGCCGTCGACCTCGGCCGCGAACTCCTCCTTGAAGCCGTTCTCCCACAGGGAGCGCGGGATGTAGGCGCGGGAGGTGGCGGAGCACTTCTGGCCCTGGTACTCGAAGGAGCCGCGGGTCAGCGCGGTCTTCAGCACCGCCGGATCGGCCGAGGGGTGGGCGACGACGAAGTCCTTGCCGCCGGTCTCGCCGACGATCCGCGGGTAGGAGCGGTACTTGTCGATGTTGTTGCCGACCGTCCGCCACAGGTGCTGGAAGGTCCGGGTGGAACCGGTGAAGTGGATGCCGGCCAGGTCCGGGTGCTCCAGGGCAACCTCGGAGACGGCGATGCCGTCGCCGGTGACCAGGTTGATGACGCCCTTGGGCAGCCCGGCCTCCTCCAGCAGCTCCATCAGCAGCACGGCCGCGTGCGTCTGGGTCGGGGAGGGCTTCCACACCACGACGTTGCCCATGAGGGCCGGGGCGGTCGGCAGGTTGCCGGCGATCGCGGTGAAGTTGAAGGGCGTGATCGCGTAGACGAAGCCCTCGAGCGGGCGGTGGTCGAGGCGGTTCCACACACCCGGGGAGTTGGCGATCGGCTGCTCGGCCAGGATCTGGCGGGCGAAGTGCACGTTGAAGCGCCAGAAGTCGACCAGCTCGCAGGGGCTGTCGATCTCGGCCTGCTGGGCGGTCTTGGACTGGCCGAGCATCGTGGAGGCGGCGATCGTCTCGCGCCAGGGGCCGGCCAGCAGGTCGGCGGCGCGCAGGATGATGGCGGCGCGGTCGTCGAAGGACATGGCGCGCCAGGCCGGGGCGGCGGTCAGCGCGGCGTCGATCGCGTCGCGGGCGTCGTCCTGCGTGGCGTTGGCGTAGGTGCCGAGGCGGGCGCCGTGGTTGTGCGGCTGCACGACGTCGAAGCGCTCGCCGCCGCCCATCCGCCGCACGCCGCCGATGGTCATCGGCAGCTCCACCGGGTTCCCGGCCAGCTCCTTCAGCTTCGCCTCCAGCCGGGCCCGCTCCGGGCTCCCCGGGGCGTAGGAGTGCACCGGCTCGTTCACCGGGGCGGGGACCTGGGTCACAGCGTCCATGGAAGACATCTCCTTGTGTCCTTGTGGGGTCGTGGGCTCAGCGGGTGGGGAGGAAGGACCGCAGGAAGAAGGCCAGGTTCGCCGGCCGCTCCGCGAGACGCCGCATGAAGTACCCGTACCAGTCTGCGCCGTACGGGACGTAGATGCGCATGCGCTCGCCCTCGTCGGCCAGGCGCCGCTGCTCGGCGGTGCGGATCCCGTACAGCATCTGGAACTCGTACGAGCCCTGCTTGCGGCCGTGCCGGTGGGCGAGCTCCTGGGCGATGGAGATCAGCCGCGGGTCGTGGGAGCCGATCATCGGGTAGCCCTCGCCCGCCATCAGGATCTTCAGGCAGCGCACGTAGGCGCGGTCGACCTCGGCCTTGTCCTGGTGGGCGACGGTGGCGGGCTCCTTGTAGGCGCCCTTGACCAGGCGCACGCGGGAGCCGGCGACGGCGAGGTTGCGGGCGTCCTCCTCGGTGCGGAAGAGGTACGACTGCAGGACGGCGCCGGTGCCGGGGTGGCGCAGGCGCAGGTCGGCGAGGATCGCGAGGGTGGAGTCGACCGTGGTGTGGTCCTCCATGTCGAGCGTGACGGTGGTGCCGATCTCGCTCGCCAGGTCGGCGACGGGACGGACGTTCTCCAGCGCGATGTCGTGGCCGCCGGCCGGCAGGGCCTGCCCGAAGGCCGACAGCTTGACGGAGACCTCGGCGCGGGTGCCCAGGCCCTCGGCCTTCAGGGCCTCCAGCAGCCGCAGGTAGGCGTCGCGGGTCGCGAGCGCGGTCGCCTTGTCGGTGACGTCCTCACCCAGGTGGTCGAGCGTGACCTCCAGGCCGGAGGCGGTCAGTGACCGCACGGTCTCCATCGCGGGCGCCAGTTCGTCACCCGCGATGAAGCGGTTCACCACGGGGCGGGTGATCGGCGCGCCCGCGACGACGCGGCGCATACGGTCGCTGCGCGAGGCGGCGAGCAGCACGGGACCCAGCACGGTCTCCTCCTGGAGGAAGGGCTGCCCAGGGGGCAGGCAGCGTCGCCGTGAAATCTAGGATCCACCTACCCCGCCCGCCATCGACAGCTGTCACGCATCCGATCGGCATCCCTCATACAGATGTATGAGGGAGAATGGCGGCGTGCGCGGTGACTACCAGGAGCTGGTCGACGAGGTCTCGGCGCTGCTCGGCGCCCCCGCGACCCTGGAGGACCGCGACTTCCGGCTGATCGCCTTCGGTGCGCACGACAGCGACGACGACAGTGCCATGGACCCGGTGCGGACCCGGTCGATCCTCACCCGCCGCTCCACCGCCGAGGTCCGCTCCTGGTTCGAGCGCTTCGGCATCGCCCGCGCCACGGCCCCGGTTCGCATCCCCGCCGCCCCCGACGCCGGGGTGTTCCGGCCCCGGCTGTGCCTGCCGGTGCGGCACGGCGGCGTCGTCCACGGCTACGTGTGGCTGCTGGACACCAGCGGGCACACCGACGCCCAGCTGGCCGCCGCCATGGCGGTCGCCGCCCGCATCGGCGCGCTGCTGGCCGCCGAGTCCCGCGCGGGCGCCGACGCCGGCCGGGCGCTGGGCGATCTCCTCGGCTCCGCCCCCGGGCCCGGCCGCACGGCCGCCCGCGAGGCGTTGCGGGCCGCGCTCGGCCCGGACGCGGACGAGGCCCACGCGGTGGTGTGCGTCCTTCCCTG includes:
- a CDS encoding proline dehydrogenase family protein, with the translated sequence MLGPVLLAASRSDRMRRVVAGAPITRPVVNRFIAGDELAPAMETVRSLTASGLEVTLDHLGEDVTDKATALATRDAYLRLLEALKAEGLGTRAEVSVKLSAFGQALPAGGHDIALENVRPVADLASEIGTTVTLDMEDHTTVDSTLAILADLRLRHPGTGAVLQSYLFRTEEDARNLAVAGSRVRLVKGAYKEPATVAHQDKAEVDRAYVRCLKILMAGEGYPMIGSHDPRLISIAQELAHRHGRKQGSYEFQMLYGIRTAEQRRLADEGERMRIYVPYGADWYGYFMRRLAERPANLAFFLRSFLPTR
- a CDS encoding metallophosphoesterase family protein, producing MDTPRMGIDEDLAGRLSMAEQHAWLRERHSRRRVIRGGVAATGIVAGAGVLGASAYAGREPAAVHVDGALVAPFGRHLAFGADPRTQMRVSWQVPLPVRGPFVRVGLRPWDLGQRIEAEVRPLHTAALGKELPAVEQYYLHAALDGLRPGTTYYYGVGHQGFDPASAPAYATIGSFATAPDPGQRRSFVFTAFGDQGVGYHALANDSLILAQNPAFHLHAGDICYADDSGRGKEGDTYDARVWDQFLAQTESVASRVPWMVALGNHDMEAWYSPNGYGGQEARWSLPGNGPDPVRLPGVYSFGYGNVAVVALDANDVSYEIPANHGISGGRQTAWLDRRLGELRARRGVDFVVVFFHHCAYSTTSAHASEGGVREAWVPLFEKHRVDLVVNGHNHVYERTDAVRRDAVGKDVPIGATAHPERDGIVYVTAGGAGKSLYAFPVPDSHEGHVKDLDGVETYRWVKGAHKATETVEWSRVRYTGHSFLAVESQPAPPGGTARLVVSALAENGRRIDHFTIARTAR
- the pruA gene encoding L-glutamate gamma-semialdehyde dehydrogenase, producing the protein MDAVTQVPAPVNEPVHSYAPGSPERARLEAKLKELAGNPVELPMTIGGVRRMGGGERFDVVQPHNHGARLGTYANATQDDARDAIDAALTAAPAWRAMSFDDRAAIILRAADLLAGPWRETIAASTMLGQSKTAQQAEIDSPCELVDFWRFNVHFARQILAEQPIANSPGVWNRLDHRPLEGFVYAITPFNFTAIAGNLPTAPALMGNVVVWKPSPTQTHAAVLLMELLEEAGLPKGVINLVTGDGIAVSEVALEHPDLAGIHFTGSTRTFQHLWRTVGNNIDKYRSYPRIVGETGGKDFVVAHPSADPAVLKTALTRGSFEYQGQKCSATSRAYIPRSLWENGFKEEFAAEVDGLTMGDVTDLSNFIGAVIDERAFAKNKAAIDRAKADPTVEVVAGGTYDDSVGYFVRPTVLASSDPENEIFREEYFGPVLGVHVYDDADEGAFEAMLTQMESVAAYALTGSVVARDRAAVAHVMERLRFAAGNFYINDKSTGAVVGQQPFGGGRASGTNDKAGAAQNLMRWTSTRSIKEALVPPTDYRYPHMG
- a CDS encoding 3-isopropylmalate dehydrogenase, which encodes MSRSISLAVIPGDGIGQEVVAEGLKVLSAVLPQDVKLETKEYSLGAKRWHETGETLPDAELEQLKAHDAILLGAVGDPSVPSGVLERGLLLKLRFAFDHHVNLRPSRLFPGVKGPLAGEPSIDFVVVREGTEGPYVGNGGSLRTGTPQEVATEVSLNTAFGIERVVRDAYARAQARPRRKLTLVHKNNVLVHAGHLWKNIFDKVGEEYPEVTTDYLHVDAATIFFVTQPERFDVIVTDNLFGDILTDLAAAVTGGIGLAASGNINPGGAFPSMFEPVHGSAPDIAGQGKADPTATVLSVGMLLRHLGYTAEAERIEAAVAADLAERSGTRSTSEIGDALAARVAG